A section of the Deinococcus seoulensis genome encodes:
- a CDS encoding redox-sensing transcriptional repressor Rex, producing MAEIPTAAISRLVTYLRILEQLDTQEISRTSSSDLAERAGVSAFQVRKDLAYFGRFGTRGMGYTVPVLKRELVRVLGLNRTWNVVIVGVGRLGQAIANYPGASDYQFQYVGLFDVNPALVGQQVRGLTVRHTDELRDFARHTTVDMGFLAVPPEHAQDAAQALADAGIKGILNFAPVVIQPRTHERTGMQEISDEWRGLIVENVDFLAGMKRLAFYILNPHLKDAPTPEDPA from the coding sequence GTGGCAGAAATCCCCACCGCCGCCATCAGCCGCCTCGTCACCTACCTGCGCATCCTCGAACAACTCGACACGCAGGAGATCAGCCGCACCAGCAGCAGCGACCTCGCCGAACGCGCCGGCGTCAGCGCCTTCCAGGTCCGCAAGGACCTCGCGTACTTCGGCCGGTTCGGCACGCGCGGCATGGGCTACACCGTCCCCGTCCTCAAACGCGAACTCGTCCGCGTCCTCGGGCTGAACCGCACCTGGAACGTCGTCATCGTCGGCGTCGGCCGCCTCGGACAGGCCATCGCCAACTACCCCGGCGCCAGCGACTACCAGTTCCAGTACGTCGGCCTGTTCGACGTGAACCCCGCCCTCGTCGGCCAGCAGGTCCGCGGCCTCACCGTCCGCCACACCGACGAACTCCGCGACTTCGCCCGCCACACCACCGTCGACATGGGCTTCCTCGCCGTCCCACCCGAACACGCCCAGGACGCCGCACAGGCCCTCGCCGACGCCGGCATCAAAGGCATCCTGAACTTCGCCCCAGTCGTCATCCAACCCCGCACCCACGAACGCACCGGCATGCAAGAAATCAGTGACGAATGGCGTGGTCTCATCGTCGAAAACGTCGACTTCCTCGCAGGCATGAAACGCCTCGCCTTCTACATCCTCAACCCACACCTCAAAGACGCCCCCACCCCGGAGGACCCCGCATGA